One window of the Oscillospiraceae bacterium genome contains the following:
- a CDS encoding helix-turn-helix transcriptional regulator — protein MENLKHLISQNIASLRRAAGMTQITLAEKLHYSDKAISKWERGESLPDIAVLKEIADLFGVTVDFLLFEHTDDKLPEPEVMPDEIAAARRKNHVTIALLATAAVWLVATILFAVLYLIGIKLRLWTIFIYAVPISCIVALVFNSIWGRNKKWNYLIVSLLMWGILFSLYILFLEENIALIFTIGIPGQVIILISTQLQQTKRMIQNYFPPKGKK, from the coding sequence ATGGAAAACCTGAAACACTTAATCTCGCAAAATATCGCATCCCTGCGCCGTGCGGCCGGAATGACCCAAATCACTCTCGCGGAAAAGCTGCACTACTCGGACAAAGCGATATCAAAATGGGAGCGCGGCGAGTCGCTTCCCGATATAGCCGTTTTAAAAGAGATCGCCGACCTGTTCGGGGTGACGGTCGATTTTCTGTTATTTGAACATACTGATGACAAACTACCCGAGCCCGAGGTAATGCCAGACGAGATTGCCGCCGCACGCCGGAAAAACCATGTGACCATCGCTTTATTGGCGACTGCAGCGGTCTGGTTAGTGGCAACGATTTTGTTTGCCGTGTTATATCTGATCGGTATCAAATTGCGGCTCTGGACGATTTTTATCTATGCGGTGCCGATTTCTTGCATTGTGGCTCTGGTGTTCAATTCGATCTGGGGCCGCAACAAAAAGTGGAACTATTTGATTGTTTCGCTGTTGATGTGGGGCATTTTGTTTTCTCTTTATATTCTGTTTTTGGAGGAAAACATCGCCCTGATTTTTACGATCGGCATCCCGGGACAAGTCATCATTTTAATATCGACACAATTGCAGCAGACCAAACGCATGA